Proteins co-encoded in one Novosphingobium sp. PP1Y genomic window:
- a CDS encoding tetratricopeptide repeat protein, with protein MALPPSQNTPSNDKAEQRLAAQQDVFLREVDDAVRQDQLESFFARYGKPLIALIVIALAAFGGYLYWDHKQTQQREGNAEAFVQALDSLKAGKLDDADAKLKTLAGEGSDGSASAAKLMLAGIALDQGKKDDALKLYAEVARDEKAPQPMRDLATIREVGANFDAMKPQDVVDRLKPYAAPGNPWFGVAGELVGMAYLKMDKKDQAGPLFGAIAKDEGVSAALRSRARQLAAVLGVDALDEVVDDKGEPIGKDGAKTAADAGANDEDAAQGAGE; from the coding sequence TTGGCTCTGCCTCCTTCTCAAAACACTCCGTCCAACGACAAGGCCGAACAGCGACTCGCCGCGCAGCAGGATGTATTCCTGCGCGAGGTTGACGATGCCGTGCGCCAGGATCAGCTCGAAAGCTTCTTTGCCCGCTATGGCAAGCCGCTGATTGCGCTGATCGTCATCGCTCTCGCGGCCTTCGGTGGTTACCTCTACTGGGATCACAAGCAGACCCAGCAGCGTGAAGGGAACGCCGAGGCCTTCGTGCAGGCGCTGGACAGCCTGAAGGCGGGCAAGCTCGACGATGCCGATGCCAAGCTCAAGACGCTTGCCGGAGAAGGTTCCGACGGCAGCGCCTCCGCAGCCAAGCTGATGCTGGCGGGGATCGCCCTCGATCAGGGCAAGAAGGACGACGCGCTCAAGCTCTACGCCGAAGTCGCCAGGGACGAAAAGGCGCCGCAGCCGATGCGCGACCTCGCCACGATCCGCGAAGTCGGCGCGAACTTCGATGCGATGAAGCCGCAGGACGTGGTCGATCGCCTCAAGCCCTATGCCGCCCCGGGCAACCCGTGGTTCGGCGTGGCTGGCGAACTTGTCGGGATGGCCTACCTGAAGATGGACAAGAAGGACCAGGCCGGTCCGCTGTTCGGTGCGATCGCCAAGGACGAGGGCGTCAGCGCAGCGCTGCGCAGCCGCGCCCGCCAACTGGCGGCGGTGCTGGGCGTCGACGCGCTGGACGAGGTTGTTGATGACAAGGGAGAGCCCATCGGCAAGGACGGCGCAAAGACCGCCGCGGATGCCGGGGCGAATGACGAGGATGCCGCCCAGGGGGCCGGCGAATGA
- a CDS encoding glycosyltransferase family 4 protein, with protein MQDSRPLRVLHLHSSFSAGGKELRAARLMNAFGPKVLHTVVSAQPGAYGAAIAVDPSLSVTYPEDFPSLQGRPLPRRLLGIARALRDHDLVLTYNWGAMDAVLAHALFRRSLGLPPLVHHEDGFNEDEANRLKPARNWFRRVALTGASAVIVPSQRLEAIALDAWKQPRGKVRLIVNGINCAAYVDKPRPDILPGLVKQPGEKWVGTLAGLRPVKNLPRLVRAFAQMPQDWRLVILGEGPERGAIAAQAEASGVGNRVHLPGFVADPSHAVGLFDLFALSSDSEQFPISVVEAMAAGLAVASPAVGDVASMVSEENRGHITRPGDEAELARALVELACDAQLRTRIGIANRAHANAHYDENTMISLYRTVYGQAVGRMSAI; from the coding sequence ATGCAGGATTCGCGGCCCTTGCGGGTGCTTCATCTCCATTCGAGCTTTTCCGCCGGCGGCAAGGAACTGCGCGCGGCGCGCCTGATGAACGCCTTCGGGCCGAAGGTCCTGCACACGGTCGTCTCGGCCCAGCCGGGTGCCTATGGCGCGGCCATTGCCGTCGATCCCTCGCTTTCGGTGACTTATCCGGAAGACTTCCCCAGTCTTCAGGGCAGGCCCCTGCCGCGTCGGCTCCTGGGCATTGCCCGGGCGCTCAGGGATCACGACCTCGTCCTGACCTACAACTGGGGGGCGATGGACGCGGTGCTGGCCCATGCCCTGTTCAGGCGATCTCTCGGCCTGCCGCCGCTGGTCCACCACGAGGACGGCTTCAACGAGGACGAGGCGAATCGGCTCAAGCCCGCGCGCAACTGGTTCCGCCGGGTGGCCCTGACCGGGGCTTCGGCGGTGATCGTGCCTTCGCAGCGGCTGGAGGCGATCGCGCTGGACGCGTGGAAGCAGCCGCGCGGCAAGGTCAGGCTGATCGTCAACGGCATCAACTGCGCGGCCTATGTCGACAAGCCGCGTCCGGACATCCTGCCGGGCCTCGTCAAGCAGCCCGGCGAGAAATGGGTCGGCACGCTGGCCGGGCTGCGCCCGGTCAAGAACCTGCCCCGTCTGGTGCGCGCCTTTGCGCAGATGCCGCAGGACTGGCGGCTGGTCATCCTCGGCGAAGGGCCCGAGCGCGGTGCCATCGCCGCGCAGGCCGAGGCGAGCGGCGTGGGGAATCGGGTGCATCTGCCCGGCTTCGTCGCCGATCCCTCGCACGCGGTGGGGCTGTTCGATCTCTTCGCGCTGTCCTCCGATAGCGAGCAGTTCCCGATATCTGTCGTCGAGGCGATGGCGGCGGGCCTTGCGGTGGCTTCGCCGGCGGTGGGAGATGTCGCATCCATGGTTTCCGAGGAAAACCGGGGACATATCACCAGGCCCGGCGACGAGGCGGAACTGGCCAGGGCGCTGGTCGAACTGGCCTGCGACGCGCAGTTGCGGACCCGCATCGGCATTGCCAACCGCGCCCATGCCAATGCACATTATGACGAAAATACAATGATTTCCCTGTATCGCACGGTCTATGGACAGGCGGTGGGCCGGATGTCCGCGATCTAG
- a CDS encoding isoprenylcysteine carboxylmethyltransferase family protein, which translates to MSNAPTFTARRPVSDVSAGVGLAGLAALIAWLLVCRNWAGIADAFELGGPREPLSGPYAAVLTLFVTGLTMTLWSVLVDKVHLRPSTGMDWRSPRPLAQSLDVSITKLAGLWATWAAIGMFYCIGRWYWDGQYLFAMEVIGTAAVPLFALSVPYVLWLDRYMIEPRDHSWHFGAMLIGREAWSAEEVRKHGRAWAIKAFFGAFMISILPGGFARIVEADFGAIAHDPVALGTMLIEGLFLVDVQIGTVGYLFTFRPLDAHIRSGNPLLAGWVAALICYPPFVWGTMGRADVLGYEVNTGGWAYWLQGHDLLLWCWAALLVSLTAIYAWATFAFGLRFSNLTYRGVLTGGPYRFTRHPAYLSKNLFWWCSTLPFLVTSHAMSDVVRNTVLLGVVSAIYFWRARTEEAHLLAEDAKYREYHAWMARNAPITRSLGWLLGKLRPRRPVLQAAE; encoded by the coding sequence ATGAGCAATGCCCCCACGTTCACCGCCCGCCGGCCGGTCAGCGATGTTTCGGCAGGTGTCGGCCTCGCCGGGCTGGCCGCGCTGATCGCCTGGCTGCTGGTCTGCCGCAACTGGGCGGGCATCGCCGATGCCTTCGAACTGGGCGGCCCCCGCGAACCGCTCAGCGGGCCTTACGCGGCAGTCCTGACGCTGTTCGTCACTGGCCTGACGATGACCTTGTGGTCGGTGCTGGTCGACAAGGTCCATCTGCGCCCCAGCACCGGGATGGACTGGCGCAGTCCCCGCCCGCTGGCGCAATCGCTCGACGTCTCGATTACCAAGCTGGCCGGGCTCTGGGCGACCTGGGCGGCGATCGGCATGTTCTACTGCATCGGCCGCTGGTACTGGGACGGGCAGTACCTTTTCGCGATGGAAGTGATCGGCACGGCGGCGGTGCCGCTTTTCGCGCTATCGGTTCCCTACGTGCTCTGGCTCGACCGCTACATGATCGAACCGCGCGACCATTCCTGGCACTTCGGCGCCATGCTGATCGGGCGCGAGGCATGGTCGGCTGAGGAAGTCAGGAAGCATGGCCGCGCGTGGGCGATCAAGGCCTTCTTCGGGGCCTTCATGATCTCGATCCTGCCCGGCGGCTTTGCCCGCATCGTCGAGGCTGATTTCGGCGCCATCGCCCACGATCCGGTGGCGCTCGGCACCATGCTGATCGAAGGGCTGTTCCTTGTCGACGTGCAGATCGGCACGGTCGGCTATCTGTTCACCTTCCGCCCGCTCGATGCGCATATCCGCAGCGGCAATCCGCTGCTGGCCGGCTGGGTCGCCGCGCTGATCTGCTATCCGCCGTTCGTGTGGGGCACGATGGGCCGGGCCGACGTGCTGGGCTATGAGGTCAATACCGGCGGCTGGGCCTACTGGCTGCAGGGCCACGACCTGCTGCTGTGGTGCTGGGCCGCGCTGCTGGTGAGCCTCACCGCAATCTATGCCTGGGCGACCTTTGCCTTCGGCCTGCGCTTTTCCAACCTGACCTATCGCGGGGTTCTGACGGGCGGGCCTTACCGCTTCACGCGCCATCCTGCCTACCTGTCGAAGAACCTGTTCTGGTGGTGCTCGACCCTGCCGTTTCTCGTCACCAGCCATGCGATGAGCGACGTGGTGCGCAACACCGTGCTGCTCGGCGTGGTCAGCGCGATCTACTTCTGGCGCGCCAGGACCGAGGAAGCGCACTTGCTGGCCGAGGATGCCAAGTACCGCGAATACCACGCCTGGATGGCCCGGAACGCGCCGATCACGCGCAGCCTTGGCTGGCTTCTCGGCAAGCTGCGCCCGCGTCGGCCGGTGCTGCAGGCAGCGGAGTAA
- a CDS encoding alpha/beta fold hydrolase, producing the protein MSDYEDRFWTSRDGVKLHFRDYAGPDAPEGPSRLPVVCLPGLTRNARDFELLAPHMARSRRVLCPDMRGRGDSEYAKDSASYNPVQYGEDLLVLLKQEGIDRFVAVGTSLGGMMTMGLALMIPDRIAGAVLNDIGPVLEPEGLRRILDYVGQGRNFATWVHAARAIEGTQGDAHPGQPLDFWIGRAKRLMALGSNGRIVFDYDMKIAEPLAGLDVDNQPELWPAWEALAGRPLLVVRGALSDLFSARTLKEMLVRVPEAEAVTLSDVGHAPTLDEPEAVAAIDRLLDRAD; encoded by the coding sequence ATGTCGGATTACGAGGATCGGTTCTGGACGAGCCGCGACGGGGTCAAGTTGCATTTTCGGGATTACGCGGGGCCGGATGCACCGGAAGGTCCATCGCGGCTGCCGGTCGTGTGCCTGCCCGGCCTGACCCGCAATGCGCGCGATTTCGAGTTGCTGGCGCCGCACATGGCGCGCTCCCGGCGTGTGCTGTGCCCGGACATGCGCGGGCGCGGCGATAGCGAATATGCAAAGGATTCGGCCAGCTACAATCCGGTCCAGTACGGCGAGGACCTGCTCGTGCTGCTGAAACAGGAAGGTATCGACCGGTTCGTGGCCGTGGGCACATCGCTGGGTGGCATGATGACCATGGGCCTTGCGCTCATGATCCCGGATCGCATCGCCGGTGCCGTTCTGAACGACATCGGACCGGTGCTGGAGCCCGAAGGACTGCGGCGCATTCTCGATTATGTCGGGCAGGGGCGCAATTTCGCCACCTGGGTCCATGCCGCCCGCGCGATCGAGGGTACGCAGGGCGATGCCCATCCGGGCCAGCCGCTCGATTTCTGGATCGGGCGGGCCAAGCGGCTGATGGCGCTGGGCAGCAACGGACGCATCGTCTTCGACTACGACATGAAGATCGCCGAACCGCTCGCCGGACTCGACGTCGACAACCAGCCGGAGCTGTGGCCCGCCTGGGAAGCGCTGGCGGGAAGACCGCTGCTGGTCGTGCGCGGCGCCCTGTCGGACCTGTTCAGCGCGCGGACGCTGAAGGAAATGCTGGTGCGGGTGCCCGAAGCGGAGGCGGTCACGCTCTCAGATGTCGGCCATGCGCCGACGCTGGACGAACCCGAAGCGGTGGCCGCGATCGATCGCCTGCTCGACAGGGCCGACTGA
- a CDS encoding PQQ-binding-like beta-propeller repeat protein — translation MKATAPNIRRSNARKVVPMMALALVMGLSGCKLFGSKEGPKTPTVGERVPILSRIESGAKVDPTLGAVSVILPPETVNAEWAQAGGTASKAYGHLSLSATPSRVWTANVEGSSQRQRLAASPVIGDGRLYVMDTRGVVHAFDAQSGAQVWTKSFAVSGDGSKAIFGGGVSYDSGKVYITTGLGEVAALTAATGEQLWTKKPAGPLRGSPTVGFNSVYVMTQDNQIIALNAADGELAWNESGSLSQAGVFGVAAPAAGQGTVIAGYSSGELVAYRYENGRQLWSDALARTSISTEVGSLTDVDADPIIDRGSVYALGEGGRMAAYELVTGQRIWELNLAGISTPAVAGDWIFTLDDHAEILAIQRNTGKVKWLTDLKRYRKAKKKKGPIFWVGPVLAGNKLWVANSEGEVGSVDPASGEWTPFTKLGDAVSLAPVVANQTLYILDDSGRITAYR, via the coding sequence ATGAAGGCAACTGCCCCGAATATCCGACGGTCCAACGCCCGCAAGGTCGTGCCGATGATGGCCCTGGCCCTGGTCATGGGCCTTTCGGGCTGCAAGTTGTTCGGAAGCAAGGAAGGCCCGAAGACCCCGACCGTCGGCGAACGCGTGCCGATCCTCTCGCGGATCGAGAGCGGTGCAAAGGTCGACCCGACGCTTGGCGCTGTCTCGGTGATCCTGCCCCCCGAAACGGTGAATGCCGAATGGGCGCAGGCCGGCGGCACGGCCAGCAAGGCTTACGGCCACCTTTCGCTTTCGGCGACGCCTTCGCGCGTGTGGACCGCCAATGTCGAAGGGTCTTCCCAGCGCCAGCGTCTCGCGGCCTCGCCGGTGATCGGCGACGGACGCCTCTATGTGATGGACACCAGGGGCGTCGTCCACGCCTTCGACGCGCAGAGCGGCGCGCAAGTCTGGACCAAGAGCTTCGCCGTCTCGGGCGACGGCTCCAAGGCGATCTTCGGCGGCGGCGTCAGCTATGACAGCGGCAAGGTCTACATCACCACGGGCCTTGGCGAAGTGGCCGCACTCACCGCGGCTACCGGCGAGCAGCTGTGGACCAAGAAGCCCGCAGGCCCGCTGCGCGGTTCGCCTACCGTCGGCTTCAACTCGGTCTACGTGATGACCCAGGACAACCAGATCATCGCGCTCAATGCGGCCGATGGCGAACTGGCGTGGAACGAATCCGGCTCGCTTTCGCAGGCCGGCGTCTTCGGCGTCGCTGCTCCTGCTGCAGGCCAGGGTACCGTCATCGCCGGTTACTCCTCGGGCGAACTGGTCGCCTATCGCTACGAGAACGGCCGCCAGCTCTGGTCGGACGCGCTTGCACGCACCTCGATCTCGACCGAAGTGGGCAGCCTGACCGACGTAGATGCCGATCCGATCATCGATCGCGGCAGCGTCTACGCGCTGGGTGAGGGCGGACGCATGGCCGCCTACGAACTGGTGACCGGCCAGCGCATCTGGGAACTCAACCTGGCGGGTATCTCGACCCCGGCCGTGGCTGGCGACTGGATCTTCACGCTGGACGATCACGCGGAAATCCTCGCCATCCAGCGCAATACCGGCAAGGTGAAGTGGCTCACCGACCTGAAGCGCTACCGCAAGGCGAAGAAGAAGAAGGGACCGATCTTCTGGGTCGGCCCGGTTCTGGCCGGCAACAAGCTGTGGGTCGCAAATTCCGAAGGTGAAGTCGGCTCGGTCGATCCCGCCAGCGGAGAGTGGACGCCCTTCACCAAGCTGGGCGATGCGGTCTCGCTGGCTCCGGTCGTGGCCAACCAGACGCTCTACATCCTCGACGATTCCGGCCGCATCACCGCCTATCGCTGA